CGGGCGCGTACTCGGCGAAGTGGTCGTTGCCGAAGTACGACTGGTCGGCGCCGGCCGCCACGATCAGGTCGTCGTACGGGGTGACCGTGATGCGCTCGAGGAGTCGCGAGGAGACGGTCTTGGCTTCGAGGTCGATGTCGAAGACGTCACCCATCAGAACCGAGGTGTTCTTCTGCTTGCGCAGGACGACGCGGGTCGCCGGGGCGATCTCACCCTCGGCGACGATGCCCGTGGCGACCTGGTACAGCATCGGCTGGAAGAGATGGTGGGTGGTCTTGGCGATCAGCGTCACGTCGACGTCGGCTTTCGCCAGACGCTGGGCGGCGAACAATCCGCCGAAGCCGGAGCCGATGATGACCACTTTCCTGCGGTCGGTGGCCGCTACAGCGGGGGCCTGGGCGGCGGGGCTGCTCATCTCCAGACATCTCCTTCTCGCTCGATGGGGGACGGATCGTGCTTCGGTACCGTGCGGGTTCGTGTCGTCACGAGGCCGAACCGCGTGCGACGGGGATCGAGGCAAAACCGTACTTGCCCACAACGGTAGTCAATGATGCTCGACCGGGCGCGACCAGGACGGCGTGGCGCGACACCATGAACAGGCTCACGGCCGTCCGGAAGCTGCCGCCCCACGGTCAGGCGGTCAGATCGCTCGCCGATGACCAGCGCAGAGATCGTCGCTGCCATTCGGTCTTGAGGATCTGGTACTCCACCTCATACCGATCGGGACCGAGATGGAGTGGGTGTGGCGGCATGTGCGTTCCAACGGTTTCGTCGGCCACGTGGATTCCCGACAGCATCATGCCGAGTTTCTCCATGACACGCCGCGACGGCAGGTTGCCCGCGACGGTGCTGGCGAAGACGCGTTCGGTGTCCAGATGGTCGAAGGCGAAGGCCATGAGGGCGAAGGCTGCTTCGGTGGCCAGCCCGCGGCCCCAGACGGTCCGGCGGATGCGGTAGCTGAGTTCGAGTTCGGGGCGTCGGCTGTGACGGGGAGTCCGCAACGACGCCCAGCCGAGGAACGCTCCGGTGGCGGGATCGCAGAGCACCCAGGTGCCGGTCCCGTACATCCGACGCTCGGATTCGGCCCGCGGGACCACCCAGTCCTCGATGACCGTCCGCGGGGTCGGTGTGCCGCCGCTGACGAATCGCATGACCTCCGGGTCGCTGTCGAGGTGGACGAGGTCGTCGATGTCCATCGCAGTCACCGGGCGCAGACGTGCCCGTGCCGTGTCGATGTTCACCCGAGGCCCCTCACTGCCCGACTCGAGCCCGCGAATCGCGCGGGCGCACCCTGCGGCGAGACACCCGGCGGCGAGCGCCCACCTGTGATCTCTGCCGATCCCCGGGGGCGAGTCTACGGTCTCGACACGGTCGGCACCGCAGCACGCAGCGGGCGTGTCCCGCCGTTAAGGTTGCTGCCGTGGCTTCTGAACCCTCTGCACCGGACTATGTCCTCGAGATCCCCGTCCATCTCCGATGGGGCGACATGGACATCAACAATCACATCAACAACGTGCAGATCTCCCGCCTCTTCGAGGAGGCGCGGGTCCGTTCCTTCCACGAGTGGATCTCCGACGGGCCGCGGAACTTCTACTTCCTCGTGGCGCGCCAGGACATCGAGTTCGCCGCGCCCGTCCATTACTCGACCCACCCGGTGATCGTGCGTTCGTGCATCGGGCGGGTCGGTCGTTCGTCGTTCACGATGGCGCTGCGCCTGTTCGACAAGGAGGGTGTCCTCTGCGCGACGGCGGAGACGACGCTGGTGGTCGTCGACCCTGCGACCGGCCGGCCGACACCGATACCGGATCAGCTGCGGGAGGTCCTCCTGAACAGCCTGGGCGAACCGGTGAAGTTCCATTCGGCACGCGCCGACACCGCGGGCTGACCGCGCCTGGTGCTCATCCTTCATCGCGCCGAGCGCACCGACACCCTCGCCGACGCGTTGGCCGAGGTGCTGGCCACGCCGCTCGACGATCCGATGCGTACCGAGATCATCTCGGTACCGGCGGCCGGTGTCGAACGCTGGCTCGCCCAGCACCTCGCCCGCCGGCTCGGTTCCGGATCCGCGCTGTCCGACGGCATCGCGGCGAACATCGACTTCACCGGTCCGGGGCGACTGTCGGATGCGATCTCGGCGGCGGTCCTCGCCGGGGACCGCTTCACGGGCGACACCCCGCTGACGACCGGAAATCCCTGGCGCGCTCCCGAGTTGACCTGGCCGGTGCTCCGGGTCCTCGATGAACGGATCGACGACCCCGAACTGACGGTCATCGCCCGTCACATCGGTGCGGGCGACGACGCGTCACCCCGGATCGGCCGCCGCTATGCCACCGCGCGACATCTCGCCGAGCTCTTCGAGCGATACGGACGATCCCGTCCGACGATGATCGCCGGCTGGGCGGCGGGCGACGATCTCGACGGCGCGGGTGGCCCGCTGCGGGACGACCTGGCGTGGCAGGCCGGGTTCTGGCGTGCGGTACGGGCGGAGATCGGGCAACCCCATCCGGCGGAGGTACTCGGCGAGGTGTGCGACCGGCTGCGGTCCGACCCCGGGGTCGCCGACCTTCCCGACCGGCTGTCGGTGTTCGGACCGACCCGGATCACCGAGTCGTTCCGCAACATCATCTCCGCGGTGAGCGTGCACCACGACGTCCATCTGTTCGTCCCGCACGCGAGCCCCCGTCTGTGGGACGAACTCCGAGCCGCCTCCGGGGGTGAGCCCGCCGGGGGAGCGCCCGGTGTGAGCGTCCCGCCGCGTCGACGGAGGCGTCCGGTCCCCGAACTCCGGAACTCGTTGCTGGCCGGGCTGTCCCGCGACCTCCAGGAGCTCCAGCTCCGACTGGACGACATCGTCGACCGTGACGTCCACCATCCGCCGCGTACACCGCTGCCGGACACGCTTCTCGGTGCTCTCCAGGCGGGTATCCGCGACGACGCGGGGACCGCCGACGACACGGGCGCGGCACCTTCGGTCGAACTCACCGACGACGGGTCCGTCGAGGTCCACGCGTGCCACGGTCCCGAACGCCAGATCGAGGTGCTCCGCGACCGGTTGCTGCACCTCTTCGCCGACAACCCGGCGCTCGAACCCCGCGATGTCCTGATCATGTGCCCCGACGTCGAGACCTTCGCGCCGCTCATCCGGGGTGCCTTCGGGCAGGCCGGACTGCCACACCCCGCCTTCGACCTGCGTGTACGCCTCGCCGACCGAGGGGTGCGTCACGTCAACCCGGTCATCGACACCGTCGTCGGCGTGGTCGAACTCGCGGCCGGTCGGGTGACGGCGGGCGACGTGCTCGACCTGCTCGGGACCGAACCCGTCCGGACACGATTCGCGATGACCGACGACGACCTGGAGCTGGTCCGGGAATGGCTGGGCCACAGCAATGTCCGCTGGGGACTCGGCACGGCCGAACGCGCCCGGTTCGGTCTCGAACGTTTTCGCCAGGGCACCTTCGACGCCGGTCTCGACCGCATCGCGCTCGGCGTGGTCGCCGAGGAGACCGACGACGAATGGCTCGGCACCGCACTGCCTCTCGCAGGTGTGGAAAGTACTGGTATCGACCTGGTCGGCCGACTCGACGAGTTCCTCGATCGCCTCGGACGCGTGCTCGCCGAGCTGACCGCCACCGCGCCGGCTCATCGGTGGGCGCAGACCCTCGTCGAGGCGGTCGGCTCGCTCACCGCGACCGCGCCCGCCGACGACTGGCAACGCGCACAGGCGATCAGGATGCTCGAGGACGCCTTCGGCAGCACCGAGGAGGTGCTCCGTCTCGCCGACATCCGCGACCTGCTGTCCGCCCTGATCGCGGGTCGCCCGACCCGGTCCAACTTCCGGACCGGTGAGCTCACCGTGTGCACCATGGTCCCGATGCGGTCGGTGCCCCACCGCGTCATCGTCTTGCTCGGCATCGACGCCGAGGTGTTCCCGCGTGTGCAGCGCATCGACGGGGACGATGTGCTCGGTGTCGATCCGCTGGTGGGAGAACGCAACCCGCGGGACGAGGACCGGCAGTGCTTCCTCGACGCGATCGATGCGGCGCAGGACAACCTGCTCGTCTTCTACAGCGGTGCCGACCCCGTGTCGGGCCGGCACATCCCACCCGCTGTGGTGGTCAGCGAACTGATCGACACCCTCGACGGTCTCACCGGACCCGGCCTGCCCACGATCGTGCGGCGACATTCCCTGCACGGCTTCGACGCGCGCAACTTCGTCGGCGGCGGCGTCCCCGGGATCACCGGACCCTTCAGCCACGACGCATCGCTGCTCGCCGGGGCCGAGGCACTCCGTGGCCCGGCCGATCCGGTCGTCCCCGCCGCCCGGCGCACCCTTCCCGCACCCGAACCGACGCCCGAGCTCGCCGACATCGACCTCGCGTCGCTCATCGACTTCCACATCGACCCGATCACCGCCTTCGTGCGTCAACGCCTGGGCGCCCGGATCCCCGACGACGAGACGCCGCACGACGACCAGCTCGACGTCGAGCTGGACCCGCTCGACAAGTGGGGGATCGGCGACCGTTTCCTCACCCGAATGCTGTCGGGTGTTCCGATCGGCGACTGCGAGGCCGCCGAACTCCGACGTGGTACGTTGCCTCCCTTCGCTTTCGGCACCCGTGAACTCCAGGCCATCTCGCGTGCGGTGACCCGTTTGCACGGCGTCGTCGCGCCCCTGCGCCCGGGATCCCCGGAGACCCTCGACATCCTCGTCACCCTGCCGGACGGGCGACGCGTCCACGGTACGGTCAGTGACGTCTTCACCGCCGACGACGGGCAGGCCCGTCTCGTCCGCGCCACGTACTCGCGCCTCAAGGCCAAACAGCAACTGAGCGCCTGGATCACGCTGCTGGCCGTCGCGGCGGCCGCGACCCAGGGCAATGCCGGCGCGGCCCGGGTCGGCTCCGCGGTGTCGGTGGGTCGAGCCGCCCGAGGGGGCGGCACCACCACTCTCACGCTCCGACGCCCTGAGGACCCGGTGCCGCTGCTCGATCAGGTGGTGAAGCTACGAGACGAGGGCCTGCGTCGCCCGCTGCCGCTGCCCTTGGAACCGGCGTTCGCCTTCGTCGACAACGACGGGCCCGGTCGTCGGAGCCACTGGGCACTGAACAGCGCGCGCAGGGTCTTCGACGACACCTACGGCCCGCGCCACGACCGGTACCTGAAGCTGGCCTTCGGCGGCGATGTCCTGGCCGACGTCGAGTTCGACGTCCTGCTGGACGAAACGGCACCGGCCGACCGCGTTGTCGGCGGCGTGGAACTCGCTCTGTCAGAAGACGAACCGCTGTTCATCGGCCTGGCCCGTGCGATCTGGGTTCCCGTCGGACAGCACCGGGAGGGCACATGAGACGCCCGGAGCCCTTCGACATCACCGCCGAACTGCCCCAGCACACCACCGTTCTGGAGGCGAGCGCCGGAACGGGCAAGACCTACGCGATCGTCGGGCTCGCGGCACGATATCTGGCCGACGGCGTACCGATCTCGGAGATGCTGCTCGTCACCTTCAGCCGGGCGGCGACCGCCGAACTGCGGGAACGGATGCGCGCCCGTGTGCGTGAGCTGCTCGACGCGCTCGCCGAACCCGCGGAGGTCCTGTCCGGACCGGCGCAGGCCGACGACGACGCACTGTTGCGGCAACTGGCGAGCGGCACACCGGAGGAGGTCCGCACGCGCCGCCGCAACCTCGCCCGCGCACTGAGCGACTTCGACGCCTCGACGATCGCCACCACCCACACCTTCTGCAACCGGATGCTGGAGGCACTGGGCTTCCTCGGCGAACGAGAGCTCGTCTACTCGATTGTCGAAGAGGTCGACGAACTCACCGAGGAGGTCGCGCTCGACCTGTATCTCCGCGGCTTCTGGGCCAGCGACTCACCGGAGTTCAGCTTCGCCGAGGCGCGGGAGATCGCCCGCGACGCAGTCCGCCAGGCGTCGGTGCAACTCGCCCCGGACGAGAGCGCACTCGCCGACGGGCCGGCCGCGGACCACGTCGCCGCCCGCCGGGTGAGCTTCGCCAAGGCGGTGCGGCAGCATGTCGAGACCCGCAAGCGGGACGCCCGTGTGCGCACCTACGACGACCTCCAGGCGATCCTGCACCGGATTGTCGGCGACGAGGTGGTCGGTGACCGTGCGTGCCAACGGATTCGCGACACCTTCTCGGTGGTGCTCGTCGACGAGTTCCAGGACACCGATCCGCTGCAGTGGGACATATTGCGCCGCTGCTTCCACGGCCATCGCCGGATGATCCTCGTCGGCGACCCGAAGCAGTCGATCTACGGGTTCCGCGGGGCCGAGGTCCTGAGCTACCTCGCCGCGGTGTCGTCCGCAGACACCCTGAAAGCGCTTGATGTGAACCGTCGGTCCGACGGCGCGCTCGTGCATGCCCTGGAGCACCTGTACGGCGAAGCGACACTGGGACATCCGGACATCGTCGCGCGTCCAGTCCAGGCCGCTTTCGCCGGCAGTCGGCTCGAAGGCCGCCCACCGTTGCGGTTACGGGCGTTCCTCCGCCAGGATTTCACGTCCCTCAACTCGTTCAACCTCCCCGGCGTCAAAGAGGTGCGGTCACGCATCGCCGCCGACGTCGCCGACGACATCGCCAACGTCCTGGCCCAGGGCGACCGGATCGACCTGAACGGTGTCTCTCGCCCCGTCGATCCCGGCGACATCGCGATCCTCGTGCGGCTCAACAGCACCATCGAACCGCTGCAGCGGGAGCTCGCCGAGCGCGGCATCAACTCGGTGATCGGGTCGGGTGTCAACGTCTTCTCGACATCGGCTGCCCAGCACTGGTTGTGGGTCCTGCGTGCTGTCGAACAGCCATCCCGTTCGGACCGGGTGCGGATGGCCGCCCTGACCACGCTCTTCGGGTGGTCCACCGAACGGGTCGCGACCGCCGCCGAGCCGGAGATCGCCGAGCTCGGTGCCGAACTGTCCATGCTCGCCCGGGTTTTCGCGCAGGGCGGATTCGCGGCGATGGCCCAGCGCCTGTTCGACGCACACGAGGTCGCGGCACGGGTTCTCACCGTCGAGAACGGCGAACGCACCCTCACCGACCTCATCCAGGTGTCGGCGCTGTGCAACAAACACGTCGTCGAAACCGGCGGGGGACTGAGCGCCCTCGTCGAGTGGCTGACCGAACGGATCACCGACACCTCGTCGCGGCAGCGTTACGAGGACCAGAGCCGACGCCTCGACCGCGACACCCAGGCCGTGCAGATCATGACCGTGCACGCGAGCAAGGGACTGCAGTTCCCGATCGTCTATGTGCCCTACGGATGGGACGGCACCTGGATCAACGACCGTGGCAACATCACCTACCACGACGAAACGGGTACTCGCCGGCTCGACGTGGGCGGGCAGCAGGCACCGGACCGCGCCGCACGACGCCGTCGCTACGCAGACGAGGTCGCGGGCGAGGATCTGCGTCTGCTCTACGTCGCCCTCACCCGCGCCCAGTCACAGGTCGTGGCCTGGTGGGCGCCGTCGCGAAACACCACGACCGGGCCGCTGCACCGGTTGATCTTCGGTCGCGAGAACGCCGTTCGATCCTCGACCGGGGACCCGGAATGGACGGTCGCCGGGGAGGTACCGATCCCCGAGGCCGATGTCGACTGCGTGGGCGTCCTGCGCACCCTCGCCGAGCGGGACCCGGCGATCTCCGTCGAGCCGGCGGGCCGACTCGGCACGGACACCGTGGCGCCGGCCCCAGGCGACGGAGACGATCCCGCCGCCCTGGGCATCGCGCACTTCGACCGTCGGATCGACCAGGACTGGCGTCGCACGTCGTATTCGGCTCTCACCGCGGACGTGGCCCACGGAGCGCACGGCTCACCCGGTGGGCCGTCGGCCTCGGTCGTCGAGACCGGCAGCGAACCCGACGACGAGGTGACCGACATCCTCGACGACGAACCCATCGCACTTCCCGGTGACGTCGCGGGGGATGCCGGAACCGACTCGATCGCAACGCGTCCCGGGACGCCGTCGCTGATGAACGGTCTGCCGTTCGGTGCCGCCTTCGGAACCCTCGTCCACGAGGTACTCGAATACGTCGACACCTCGGCGCCGGACATCGACACCCATGTGCGTGAACTCTGTTCGCGAGCACTCGGCGCTCTCGCCGGCGACATCGACCCCGACCGGCTCGTCGCCGCCCTGATCGGCGTGCTCACCACGCCACTCGGATTCGGCGACCTCTGGAGCATCGACCCCCGTGATCGCCTGGCCGAACTCGACTTCGAACTGCCTCTCGGCCCCGCGGACGAGGCGGCATCCGGCGGCGGCACGACCCTGGGGCGTCTCGCCGACCTGATGGAACAACATCTGCCGGAGTCGGACCCGCTGCGCGCCTACGCCGACCACCTGCGCGCGGTGCCGGGACGGCGCCTCCGCGGATTCCTCACCGGCAGTATCGACTCGGTGCTGCGGATCCCCGACGGCCGCTACGTGATCGTCGACTACAAGACCAACCGCATCCGCCCGGGGGACCTCGTGGTGGAGGACTTCGATGTCGACGCCATGGCCGGCGAGATGATCGCCGCCCACTACCCGCTCCAGGCCATGCTGTACTCGGTTGCGCTGCACCGGTACCTGCGCTGGCGGATTCGGGACTACGACCCGGCCCGGCATCTCGGTCCGGTGCAGTATCACTTCGTGCGCGGCATGGCCGGACCCGACACCCCGCCCGGCTGCGGTGTCTTCGAATGGACCCTGCCCCCAGGGCTCGTCGTCGACCTGTCCGACGCGCTGGCCGGTGCGGATTCGAGTGCCGGTACGGGAGGGAGGAGCCGATGAGCACACCCGATGTCCAGCGCGTGGATTCGGCGACGGGCACGCTCGCCGACTGGAATGCCGCCGGCCTGCTCGCCGCCGCCGACCTGCACATCACCGACCGGTTGGTCCGGATGTGCGGGGAAGAGGTGTCCGACAACGCCCGACTCGGTGCCGCCCTCGCGGTTCGTGCCGTCCGCCTCGGGTCCACCTGCCTCGCTCTCGACCGCATCGGGGAGGTGGCGGCGGGGGAGGAGTTCGCGCAGATCGAGGTGCCCTCGCCCGGTGATCTTCTGGACGCGTTGGCGGTGAG
The sequence above is drawn from the Gordonia rubripertincta genome and encodes:
- a CDS encoding GNAT family N-acetyltransferase, giving the protein MNIDTARARLRPVTAMDIDDLVHLDSDPEVMRFVSGGTPTPRTVIEDWVVPRAESERRMYGTGTWVLCDPATGAFLGWASLRTPRHSRRPELELSYRIRRTVWGRGLATEAAFALMAFAFDHLDTERVFASTVAGNLPSRRVMEKLGMMLSGIHVADETVGTHMPPHPLHLGPDRYEVEYQILKTEWQRRSLRWSSASDLTA
- a CDS encoding UvrD-helicase domain-containing protein; this translates as MRRPEPFDITAELPQHTTVLEASAGTGKTYAIVGLAARYLADGVPISEMLLVTFSRAATAELRERMRARVRELLDALAEPAEVLSGPAQADDDALLRQLASGTPEEVRTRRRNLARALSDFDASTIATTHTFCNRMLEALGFLGERELVYSIVEEVDELTEEVALDLYLRGFWASDSPEFSFAEAREIARDAVRQASVQLAPDESALADGPAADHVAARRVSFAKAVRQHVETRKRDARVRTYDDLQAILHRIVGDEVVGDRACQRIRDTFSVVLVDEFQDTDPLQWDILRRCFHGHRRMILVGDPKQSIYGFRGAEVLSYLAAVSSADTLKALDVNRRSDGALVHALEHLYGEATLGHPDIVARPVQAAFAGSRLEGRPPLRLRAFLRQDFTSLNSFNLPGVKEVRSRIAADVADDIANVLAQGDRIDLNGVSRPVDPGDIAILVRLNSTIEPLQRELAERGINSVIGSGVNVFSTSAAQHWLWVLRAVEQPSRSDRVRMAALTTLFGWSTERVATAAEPEIAELGAELSMLARVFAQGGFAAMAQRLFDAHEVAARVLTVENGERTLTDLIQVSALCNKHVVETGGGLSALVEWLTERITDTSSRQRYEDQSRRLDRDTQAVQIMTVHASKGLQFPIVYVPYGWDGTWINDRGNITYHDETGTRRLDVGGQQAPDRAARRRRYADEVAGEDLRLLYVALTRAQSQVVAWWAPSRNTTTGPLHRLIFGRENAVRSSTGDPEWTVAGEVPIPEADVDCVGVLRTLAERDPAISVEPAGRLGTDTVAPAPGDGDDPAALGIAHFDRRIDQDWRRTSYSALTADVAHGAHGSPGGPSASVVETGSEPDDEVTDILDDEPIALPGDVAGDAGTDSIATRPGTPSLMNGLPFGAAFGTLVHEVLEYVDTSAPDIDTHVRELCSRALGALAGDIDPDRLVAALIGVLTTPLGFGDLWSIDPRDRLAELDFELPLGPADEAASGGGTTLGRLADLMEQHLPESDPLRAYADHLRAVPGRRLRGFLTGSIDSVLRIPDGRYVIVDYKTNRIRPGDLVVEDFDVDAMAGEMIAAHYPLQAMLYSVALHRYLRWRIRDYDPARHLGPVQYHFVRGMAGPDTPPGCGVFEWTLPPGLVVDLSDALAGADSSAGTGGRSR
- a CDS encoding acyl-CoA thioesterase translates to MASEPSAPDYVLEIPVHLRWGDMDINNHINNVQISRLFEEARVRSFHEWISDGPRNFYFLVARQDIEFAAPVHYSTHPVIVRSCIGRVGRSSFTMALRLFDKEGVLCATAETTLVVVDPATGRPTPIPDQLREVLLNSLGEPVKFHSARADTAG
- the recC gene encoding exodeoxyribonuclease V subunit gamma, encoding MLILHRAERTDTLADALAEVLATPLDDPMRTEIISVPAAGVERWLAQHLARRLGSGSALSDGIAANIDFTGPGRLSDAISAAVLAGDRFTGDTPLTTGNPWRAPELTWPVLRVLDERIDDPELTVIARHIGAGDDASPRIGRRYATARHLAELFERYGRSRPTMIAGWAAGDDLDGAGGPLRDDLAWQAGFWRAVRAEIGQPHPAEVLGEVCDRLRSDPGVADLPDRLSVFGPTRITESFRNIISAVSVHHDVHLFVPHASPRLWDELRAASGGEPAGGAPGVSVPPRRRRRPVPELRNSLLAGLSRDLQELQLRLDDIVDRDVHHPPRTPLPDTLLGALQAGIRDDAGTADDTGAAPSVELTDDGSVEVHACHGPERQIEVLRDRLLHLFADNPALEPRDVLIMCPDVETFAPLIRGAFGQAGLPHPAFDLRVRLADRGVRHVNPVIDTVVGVVELAAGRVTAGDVLDLLGTEPVRTRFAMTDDDLELVREWLGHSNVRWGLGTAERARFGLERFRQGTFDAGLDRIALGVVAEETDDEWLGTALPLAGVESTGIDLVGRLDEFLDRLGRVLAELTATAPAHRWAQTLVEAVGSLTATAPADDWQRAQAIRMLEDAFGSTEEVLRLADIRDLLSALIAGRPTRSNFRTGELTVCTMVPMRSVPHRVIVLLGIDAEVFPRVQRIDGDDVLGVDPLVGERNPRDEDRQCFLDAIDAAQDNLLVFYSGADPVSGRHIPPAVVVSELIDTLDGLTGPGLPTIVRRHSLHGFDARNFVGGGVPGITGPFSHDASLLAGAEALRGPADPVVPAARRTLPAPEPTPELADIDLASLIDFHIDPITAFVRQRLGARIPDDETPHDDQLDVELDPLDKWGIGDRFLTRMLSGVPIGDCEAAELRRGTLPPFAFGTRELQAISRAVTRLHGVVAPLRPGSPETLDILVTLPDGRRVHGTVSDVFTADDGQARLVRATYSRLKAKQQLSAWITLLAVAAAATQGNAGAARVGSAVSVGRAARGGGTTTLTLRRPEDPVPLLDQVVKLRDEGLRRPLPLPLEPAFAFVDNDGPGRRSHWALNSARRVFDDTYGPRHDRYLKLAFGGDVLADVEFDVLLDETAPADRVVGGVELALSEDEPLFIGLARAIWVPVGQHREGT